A genomic region of Candidatus Eisenbacteria bacterium contains the following coding sequences:
- a CDS encoding NTP transferase domain-containing protein, whose product MSLAPKDFIAIIPAAGIGTRLRPHTHTLPKALINVAGRPILAHILDALIQQGIKRYVLVVGYMGDRIREYIDERYEIDVEFVEQETRRGLGHAIYMTKDIVGSHPSLIVLGDTIVQTDYAAYLNPNEIVIGVKEVEDPRRFGIVEIADGYVQHLVEKPEQPTSNLAIVGIYGIRHTDRLFKALGGLIEDGKTTKGEFQLTDALEKMMQDGAKMTVQLVSGWFDCGKPETLLQTNRHLLEGVTPPIPRPGVVFVPPVFVDSKAVVEQSILGPYVSVARGAIVRGSILRDSIVTENATVEDIILENSVIGENAVVQGTCQSLNVGDSSEIRPS is encoded by the coding sequence ATGAGTTTGGCACCCAAGGATTTTATTGCGATTATTCCCGCGGCCGGTATTGGAACCCGACTGAGGCCCCATACACACACTCTTCCCAAAGCGCTGATCAATGTCGCGGGCCGTCCCATCCTGGCTCACATACTGGATGCGCTGATCCAACAGGGAATTAAACGCTATGTCCTGGTTGTCGGTTATATGGGTGATCGGATCCGCGAGTATATTGATGAACGTTACGAAATCGATGTGGAATTTGTGGAACAGGAAACCCGCAGGGGTCTTGGGCATGCGATTTATATGACAAAAGATATCGTAGGCTCCCATCCGTCGCTTATCGTTTTGGGCGATACGATTGTACAAACGGACTACGCCGCCTATCTGAATCCCAATGAAATCGTTATCGGCGTGAAGGAGGTGGAAGACCCCCGGCGGTTCGGTATTGTCGAAATCGCCGACGGATATGTCCAACACCTCGTCGAGAAACCCGAACAGCCGACGAGCAACCTCGCCATCGTCGGCATCTATGGAATCCGCCACACGGACCGGCTCTTCAAGGCCCTGGGCGGGCTCATTGAGGACGGAAAGACGACCAAGGGTGAATTCCAACTGACCGATGCCCTCGAAAAGATGATGCAGGATGGGGCGAAGATGACGGTCCAACTCGTGAGCGGATGGTTTGATTGCGGAAAGCCGGAGACGCTGCTTCAGACCAACCGGCATCTGCTGGAGGGGGTCACCCCGCCGATTCCGCGCCCCGGCGTTGTCTTTGTGCCCCCGGTCTTTGTGGATAGCAAAGCGGTCGTGGAGCAATCGATCCTGGGTCCTTATGTTTCGGTGGCCCGCGGCGCCATCGTCCGGGGCTCGATCCTCCGTGATTCGATCGTCACCGAAAATGCGACGGTGGAAGATATCATTCTCGAGAACTCCGTCATCGGCGAAAATGCGGTGGTCCAAGGAACCTGCCAGAGCCTCAATGTGGGGGATTCCTCGGAGATCAGACCCTCATGA